The genomic interval TCGAGCCAAGGGCGACGAGGCCGACGATCCGGGGGTCGCCGGCGAGGGCGGTCGAGAGGGCGCGGGTGAAGGCGTCGTAGGCCGGGCGGTCCATGCGGGGATTCTCGCCCGGCCCGCGTCCGGGAGCGTCAGGGCGTCGAGACGGCCGCGACCTTCACGGATACGCCCGGAGCCGGCGCGACCGGGGGCGCGGAAACCTTCTGCTGCGGCTGCGGCGTCGCCGGGAGCGCCCCGCGGATGGCGAGCTGCCCCTTGCGGGAGGCATCGATGGACTGCGCGAGAATCCGCGCCCCTTCCTGCGGCGCGTGGAAGCCCACCGAGTTCTCGGCCTCGGCGAAATCCAGCAGGAACGAGGCGCGGCGCTGGAAGTTCCGGGCGACCGCCATCTCGTCGTCGCTCTTCCCCGCTTCCTTGGCGGCCTTCAGGTCGTCGATGAGCGACATGAGGGCGTCCATCGCGAGGTTGCGCATCTCGGTGTGCCGCGCCTGGATCGTCTCGGCGCGCCCCTTGAGCTCCTCCTCGGACCAGCGGTGGCACGTCTGGCAGGCCCTGTTGATGTTCAGGAGCGGGCTCCTGACGTGGTGGTCGGAGACCTTCATCGCTCCGACCTTCGTGTAGGGCATGTGGCAGTCGGCGCACGCCACGCCCGACCGCGCGTGGATTCCCTGGCTGTACATCTCGAACTCGGGGTGCTGAGCCTTCAGGTTCGGTGAGCCCGATTCGGCGTGCGTCCAGTCCTTGAAGCCGACCTCGTCGTAGTAGGCCAGGATCTCGTCGGCCTTCAGGCCCTTGTGCCAAGGGAACGTGAGGCGCTTCTCGGGTCCCTTGAAGTAGTACTCGACGTGGCACTGGGCGCAGACGTAGGTGCGCATCTCCTGCCGGGTCGCCTGCGTGTTCACGTCGTAGTCGGTGACCCCCTGCGAGGCTT from Holophagales bacterium carries:
- a CDS encoding ammonia-forming cytochrome c nitrite reductase subunit c552 is translated as MTEKQTSTARTILVTAAIAAFAAVGVTALLVNIMEHKQEAKNPFFRVVELTDDTEDPAAWGKNFPVQYDSYKRTVDMVRTKFGGSEALPRTPTEKDPRGLVTTSKIEEDPRLKRMWLGYAFAIDFREERGHAYMLDDQTFTERQQVVKQPGTCMNCHASTYVTMKKLGEGDVVKGFEKMNQMTYFDARKLVKHPVACIDCHDSQSMALRITRPGFMEGIRAFKASQGVTDYDVNTQATRQEMRTYVCAQCHVEYYFKGPEKRLTFPWHKGLKADEILAYYDEVGFKDWTHAESGSPNLKAQHPEFEMYSQGIHARSGVACADCHMPYTKVGAMKVSDHHVRSPLLNINRACQTCHRWSEEELKGRAETIQARHTEMRNLAMDALMSLIDDLKAAKEAGKSDDEMAVARNFQRRASFLLDFAEAENSVGFHAPQEGARILAQSIDASRKGQLAIRGALPATPQPQQKVSAPPVAPAPGVSVKVAAVSTP